The Arcobacter roscoffensis genome segment TTTAAATTTAATTCATTTGCTATGTGATGCCACATCACATGAGTCTGAGGAAAACCATGTAATAAAAGTAATGGCTTTTTTCCATAGTTATCATTGTGTCTAAAGTTTATTATTATATCTTCTTGTACTTCTAATTGTTCAAGCTTAAAATTTTTTTCAAATAACATGATGACTTTCTTTATAGTGTTTGTTTAAATATGATTAGAAGTTTATAAACTCTTATAACTTCGCCTTTTATATAAGCCAAAAAGATTATATAAAAGGATTGTAGCAATAAAGTAGTAATTTTGTTATATTTCTAATTTCTTAAAGTAGCGATCAATCTATTTTCATCTTTTAAGTATGCAAAAACATCAAAAATACTCTTAACTAAAATATCAGAATTTAGTAGAGTTTCAGTACATAATCCCTCATCTTGTAGTATGGCAATACCTAATACTGAATGCTTTAACATAAACTTATCATTTCGTCCATTTCCAACACTTAAAGTATTCTTTGCACCAATACTTTCAATAAACTCTAACTTACTCTTATCCTGTGTATTCTTGCCTATTGTAATCACATCACATTTTGTATTCTCAAGCTCTTTTTGTACGCTTCCATAGGTATCAGCTGTTATCACATAAAAGCTAAAACTAC includes the following:
- a CDS encoding HAD family hydrolase, giving the protein MKIDIPGREVLEIKNIVFDYNGTIAIDGKLIEGVSEIINELSSSFSFYVITADTYGSVQKELENTKCDVITIGKNTQDKSKLEFIESIGAKNTLSVGNGRNDKFMLKHSVLGIAILQDEGLCTETLLNSDILVKSIFDVFAYLKDENRLIATLRN